One window of the Colletotrichum lupini chromosome 9, complete sequence genome contains the following:
- a CDS encoding GDP/GTP exchange factor: MPPKAAPKKAAEPKAAPKKTSLAKKGNEITKKPAAKPAGKKEATTNGATAASKKRKLAEEESEVEASEAEEPEKTEKPAPKKNTKKAAEPAVKKTKTTAAAPKKKAVAAEETEEEPKVAKPAKKVAAKKAEPKKTAAAKKTDAKPAADIKKRKSSEEATEDEKPKAKKSKTDTAEVDSQATESAKATESADEEPEAVKPAKATKKAAVAAPKPPPAHPHKIGKKINSAPTQILDVYVFGEGSSGELGLGSKKLDGKKVVDVKRPRLNPKLDAKDVGVVQVACGGMHVVALTKDNKILTWGVNDQGALGRDTNWDGGLRDADAEEEEDDEDDSGINPHESTPTAVDATNFAPDVKFTQVVASDSATFALTEDGRVYGWGTFRSSDGILGFTDKIQIQKTPAYLPTLKNITALAAGSNHILALDDKGVVVAWGCGQQNQLGRRIIERNKLSSLIPQSMGLPKNKVDRIACGSYHSFALGKDGAVWAWGLNNFAETGIEMGAGEDDAVVLRPTIVESLKNYKIKQIAGGEHHSLACTEDGKLLTWGRLDGHQVGIPVEELDAESVIKDESNNPRILSKPTAVEDIAKCVYVAAGVDNNFAIDGKGEAHSWGFSANYQTGQGTTEDIETPTTIDNTAVRGKKLVFAGAGGQYSILGGVADVPKVNGFAPQPATGGFRPRGGEFQITASGYDWLLQEHAEAAYQFQSRCFFLWFILSMSHFHSRYDTFVQQSDFDEFPVFSPMSPERTNRFFLDESGSIETASKGSQTYDTNEDFLLDKAPPIVCLAEDRDRRGGCLAMETDDSLL, from the exons ATGCCTCCCAAGGCCGCCCCCAAGAAGGCTGCTGAGCCCAAAGCAGCACCGAAGAAGACTTCCCTCGCCAAGAAGGGCAACGAGATCACCAAGAAGCCTGCCGCGAAACCCGCTGGAAAGAAGGAAGCTACTACCAATGGCGCGACTGCCGCCTCCAAGAAGCGCAAGCTCGCCGAGGAGGAATCAGAAGTCGAAGCGTCCGAGGCCGAGGAGCCCGAGAAGACCGAGAAGCCTGCCCCCAAGAAGAACACCAAGAAGGCAGCAGAGCCTGCTGTGAAGAAGACCAAGACTACCGCTGCCGCCcccaagaagaaggccgTGGCTGCCGAGGAGACCGAAGAGGAGCCCAAGGTCGCGAAGCCCGCAAAGAAGGTTGCCGCGAAGAAGGCCGAGCCCAAGAAGACTGCTGCCGCAAAGAAGACTGATGCCAAGCCCGCCGCTGATATCAAGAAGCGCAAGTCAAGCGAGGAGGCGACAGAAGACGAGAAGCCCAAGGCGAAGAAGTCAAAGACCGACACTGCTGAGGTCGACAGCCAGGCTACGGAATCGGCCAAGGCGACAGAGTCTGCGGATGAGGAGCCCGAGGCTGTCAAGCCTGCGAAGGCTACCAAGAAGGCCGCTGTCGCTGCCCCCAAGCCTCCCCCAGCCCACCCCCACAAGATTGGCAAGAAGATCAACTCTGCGCCGACCCAGATCCTCGATGTGTATGTATTCGGCGAGGGATCCTCTGGCGAGCTCGGTCTCGGCAGCAAGAAGCTTGACGGCAAGAAGGTTGTCGATGTCAAGCGCCCGAGATTGAACCCTAAGCTTGATGCCAAGGACGTCGGTGTTGTCCAGGTTGCCTGCGGTGGCATGCACGTCGTTGCTCTGACCAAGGACAACAAGATCCTCACATGGGGCGTCAACGACCAGGGCGCTCTTGGTCGCGACACCAACTGGGATGGAGGACTCCGCGACGCTGACgccgaagaggaggaagacgacgaggacgactCCGGCATCAACCCCCACGAGAGCACGCCCACCGCCGTTGACGCGACGAACTTTGCTCCCGATGTCAAGTTCACTCAGGTCGTTGCCAGTGACAGTGCCACATTCGCCTTGACTGAGGATGGCAGGGTTTACGGATGGGGCACATTCAGA TCGAGTGACGGTATCCTCGGTTTCACCGACAAGATCCAGATCCAGAAGACTCCCGCCTACCTTCCCACATTGAAGAACATCACGGCCCTTGCTGCCGGTTCCAACCACATTCTCGCCCTTGACGACAAGGGTGTCGTTGTCGCCTGGGGTTGCGGCCAGCAGAACCAGCTTGGGCGCCGTATCATCGAGCGCAACAAGCTTTCCTCCCTTATCCCCCAGAGCATGGGTCTTCCCAAGAACAAGGTCGACCGCATTGCTTGCGGATCCTACCACAGCTTTGCTCTTGGCAAGGATGGTGCCGTCTGGGCCTGGGGTCTCAACAACTTTGCCGAGACTGGTATTGAGATGGGTGCTGGCGAGGATGACGCTGTTGTTCTGCGTCCTACCATTGTCGAGTCGCTCAAGAACTACAAGATCAAGCAGATTGCTGGTGGCGAGCACCACTCTCTTGCTTGCACCGAGGACGGCAAGCTCTTGACCTGGGGACGTCTGGATGGCCACCAGGTCGGTATTCCTGTCGAGGAGCTGGATGCGGAAAGCGTCATTAAGGATGAGAGCAACAACCCCCGCATTCTCTCTAAGCCTACTGCTGTTGAGG ATATCGCAAAGTGTGTATACGTTGCCGCTGGTGTCGACAACAACTTTGCCATCGACGGAAAGGGCGAGGCTCACTCGTGGGGCTTCTCTGCCAACTACCAGACTGGTCAGGGCACGACTGAGGATATCGAGACCCCGACCACCATTGACAACACCGCTGTCCGCGGTAAGAAGCTCGTCTTCGCTGGCGCCGGTGGCCAGTACTCTATCCTGGGAGGTGTTGCCGACGTTCCCAAGGTCAACGGCTTCGCGCCCCAACCAGCCACCGGTGGTTTCAGACCT CGCGGCGGCGAGTTCCAAATAACAGCAAGCGGATACGACTGGCTTCTACAAGAACACG CCGAGGCGGCATACCAATTCCAGTCGCGATGCTTTTTCCTTTGGTTCATTCTCAGCATGAGCCATTTTCACTCGCGGTACGATACATTCGTGCAACAATCTGATTTTGACGAGTTTCCGGTTTTTTCTCCAATGTCCCCTGAGCGGACTAATAGATTTTTTCTGGACGAGAGCGGCA GTATAGAAACGGCCTCGAAGGGGAGTCAAACTTATGATACCAACGAGGATTTTCTGCTCGACAAGGCCCCTCCTATTGTGTGCCTAGCGGAGGATCGCGACCGCCGCGGAGGCTGTTTGGCTATGGAGACTGACGATAGTCTCCTGTAA